A genomic segment from Aspergillus puulaauensis MK2 DNA, chromosome 1, nearly complete sequence encodes:
- a CDS encoding oxidoreductase, short-chain dehydrogenase/reductase family (COG:Q;~EggNog:ENOG410PHGE;~InterPro:IPR002347,IPR036291,IPR020904;~PFAM:PF00106,PF13561,PF08659;~go_function: GO:0016491 - oxidoreductase activity [Evidence IEA];~go_process: GO:0055114 - oxidation-reduction process [Evidence IEA]) translates to MAAAEQVQLQNFPSIFSLEGKVAVVTGGSRGLGLYAASGLLQAGCSKVYITSRKASACDEAVAALNALPNLRPGAKAISVPADSSKVSEVERLVAEVAKTTDHVDILFANAGATWGEQFEKFPESAFDKVLDLNVKSVFFTIQKFFPLLTTKASRDEPGRVIITGSVAGITLGSLGKNASFSYSASKAAVLHLTRNLAVELGPRHVLCNAIAPGLYPSKMANGLIELQGGMKDLEDSSPNKRLGKPEDIAGLVVFLASRAASHLNGSVITTDGGAHLKGRM, encoded by the exons ATGGCTGCCGCAGAACAGGTCCAGCTCCAAaacttcccctccatcttctccctcgagGGCAAAGTCGCCGTCGTAACCGGAGGCTCTCGCGGCCTCGGTCTCTACGCCGCAAGCGG ATTACTCCAAGCAGGCTGCTCAAAAGTCTACATCACCTCGCGCAAAGCCTCCGCCTGCGACGAAGCAGTCGCAGCCCTCAACGCCCTCCCCAATCTGCGCCCCGGCGCAAAAGCCATCTCCGTCCCCGCAGACTCCTCCAAGGTCTCCGAAGTCGAGCGCCTAGTCGCCGAAGTCGCCAAAACAACAGACCacgtcgatatcctcttcgcGAACGCCGGCGCAACATGGGGCGAGCAATTCGAGAAGTTCCCCGAGTCCGCATTCGATAAAGTCCTCGATCTCAATGTCAAGAGTGTCTTCTTCACAATCCAGAAATTTTTCCCGCTGCTCACGACAAAGGCGAGTCGTGATGAGCCGGGGCGGGTGATTATCACGGGCTCTGTGGCGGGTATTACGCTGGGCAGTCTAGGGAAGAATGCGTCGTTTAGTTATAGTGCGTCCAAGGCCGCTGTGCTTCATTTGACGAGGAATTTGGCTGTTGAGCTTGGGCCGCGCCATGTGCTTTGCAATGCGATCGCGCCCGGTCTGTATCCGAGTAAGATGGCGAATGGGCTCATTGAGCTCCAGGGGGGCATGAAGGATCTGGAAGATTCCAGTCCGAATAAGCGCCTGGGCAAGCCGGAGGATATTGCTGGACTTGTGGTGTTTTTGGCAAGTCGCGCAGCCAGTCATTTGAACGGCAGTGTTATTACGACAGATGGAGGGGCCCACCTGAAGGGGAGAATGTGA
- a CDS encoding putative general amidase (COG:I,J,T;~EggNog:ENOG410PKDU;~InterPro:IPR023631,IPR036928;~PFAM:PF01425), with the protein MKYSEIAERKQAQLWERIPQEWRLSPSLIPAGMHSPAESVANVQYDRVNVMDIPRSCGLLSARQIEITENWDIKGLLNQIQSQNLTTKEVIEAFCKRASIAHQLTRCLTEPLFESALQRAQELDDHLRRTGTPIGPLHGLPVSVKDSFNIRGVDASVGIAALALRPCEVDAPLVSLLKSLGAIIITKTNVPQTMGALDSANHLFGRTLNPRNRQLTVGGSTGGEGALLALRGSMIGFGTDIGGSIRVPAMCNGLYGFKPSNGRVPYGGQTDGQPKAKGRISIQAVAGPLAHSIADIDAVMAHLIPRAQWFGEDCIPGAWPSPLSSFGRNSNRPITIGVLPSDGLVEPLPPVTKVLNEVANALRRTPGVNVVEIPVPKILSKCQSIAGRLMGVDGGVNMMDLLESTGESLIPWLQTRMARGKPMLLSQLAELQATRGAVELELRKKLWMQGGSGNEQTIDAIIHPVAPHPVPELDRYNAVGYTSSFVLLDYPAGSLPIRKFGEADLERGVEMGEKVIGSWDKANRELWNEKTVDRTVYLNSPLSVQVVTPKQHDYELFQAMELIDRAIKTDRSKL; encoded by the exons GATCATGCGGTCTTCTATCAGCTAGACAGATTGAAATTACAGAGAACTGGGATATTAAAGGTTTACTGAATCAAATTCAGAGCCAAAATCTCACAACAAAAGAAGTCATCGAAGCCTTCTGCAAG AGAGCTTCCATTGCTCACCAACTAACCCGATGCCTGACTGAACCGCTCTTCGAATCTGCTCTTCAGCGAGCACAAGAGCTAGACGACCACCTTCGTCGCACTGGCACGCCCATCGGCCCTCTACACGGCCTGCCTGTCTCAGTCAAGGACTCTTTCAACATCCGCGGCGTCGACGCCAGCGTCGGCATTGCGGCTCTCGCCCTTCGCCCATGCGAGGTAGATGCACCActcgtctccctcctcaaATCTCTCGGCGcgatcatcatcaccaaAACCAACGTCCCCCAAACCATGGGCGCCTTAGACTCAGCAAACCACCTCTTCGGCCGCACCCTCAACCCGCGCAACCGCCAGCTCACAGTCGGTGGATCCACCGGCGGCGAAggcgccctcctcgccctccgcgGCTCCATGATCGGCTTCGGAACGGACATCGGCGGCTCCATCCGCGTCCCAGCCATGTGCAACGGCCTCTACGGCTTCAAACCAAGCAACGGACGTGTCCCATACGGCGGCCAAACAGACGGCCAGCCCAAAGCGAAAGGCCGCATCTCAATCCAAGCCGTCGCCGGACCCCTCGCCCACTCCATCGCCGATATTGACGCCGTAATGGCCCACCTCATCCCTCGGGCCCAGTGGTTCGGCGAGGACTGCATCCCAGGCGCATGGCCATCCCCGCTCTCATCCTTCGGCAGAAACAGCAATAGACCGATAACAATCGGTGTCCTCCCATCTGATGGACTAGTCGAGCCGCTGCCTCCGGTAACAAAGGTCCTCAACGAAGTCGCCAACGCCCTCCGCCGCACCCCAGGCGTCAATGTCGTCGAGATCCCGGTCCCCAAGATTCTCTCAAAATGCCAGTCCATCGCCGGCCGTCTCATGGGTGTCGACGGCGGCGTCAACATGATGGATCTCCTCGAGAGCACAGGCGAGTCACTCATCCCATGGCTCCAGACGCGCATGGCGCGCGGGAAACCGATGCTTCTCTCGCAACTCGCCGAGCTCCAAGCGACCCGGGGCGCCGTTGAACTCGAGCTACGTAAAAAGTTGTGGATGCagggtgggagtgggaaCGAGCAGACGATCGACGCGATCATTCACCCCGTTGCACCGCACCCAGTCCCCGAGCTGGATCGGTATAATGCAGTCGGCTATACGTCTAGTTTTGTACTGCTGGATTACCCGGCTGGATCACTTCCTATTCGGAAGTTCGGGGAGGCGGATTTGGAGAGGGGAGTCGAGATGGGTGAGAAGGTGATTGGGAGTTGGGATAAGGCCAATCGGGAGCTTT GGAATGAGAAAACGGTTGACCGGACGGTTTATCTAAATTCGCCGCTGAGTGTCCAGGTTGTGACGCCGAAGCAGCATGACTATGAGCTCTTCCAGGCGATGGAGCTTATTGATCGGGCTATCAAGACGGATCGGTCAAAGCTGTAG